The Melospiza georgiana isolate bMelGeo1 chromosome 1, bMelGeo1.pri, whole genome shotgun sequence genome contains the following window.
CAGCCCGCGGCGACGGGACGTGATTCCAGCCAAGCGGCTCCGCTTCGGATGCTGAGGGCAGTTGGAGCCTCGAGCTTTCCTCGGGTCTGCGTGCATTTGCTGTAAAGCAACTTGCAGATTAAAGTGAGGCAGGCGAAGATGCTGGGGACTATTATTTTGATGTAAAGTAATTAATGGCGTTTCCATAGGTAGAATTGCTGAAAGGGATAGTTCTCATTTTTGaggttttgatttatttttttcccattcaatAGTGGATCCTTCCTGACCAGGGCCTTTGCAATAAACTCACTTTCCTAACGCAGTCCCAAAATTCTTCATTCGGGGAGATTTCTCGTACTATGCCGCGCTGTCGGGCTCGGCTGCTTTCATTTAGTGGTTTTGAATCGCCCTAAAGAGGCATGGTGTGCTGCCTTTAAATACAcgttttttttaaaaaaggctcTTGTCTTGGGAAACTGCTCGATTTGCAGGAAACCCTCCGGatgtttgctgcttttcatgTGGCATTTGTGGTCGGCTCTGATAACGCTGGGAGCACCACTTCCAACGCCGCGTTCTGTAATGGGTCTGAAATAGAAACACATCTCTCGCCGGAGGATCCCCACTCCGCGCCCCCGCGCTGCGTACCGGCGGGTTTAAAAGGTCAATAAATCAGAAGGATGAACTCTCGGTGGCATTGTTGGGTTGGGAAAGTTAACGAATGACCCCAGGAGTCGTGCGACCACGGAGGTTTCAGGAGTGTCAGAAGAAGCTCCCTATTAAACGCGGCGGGGAAGTGAAGTCTAAGCGACTGGATCGAGaagcagggcagtgctgtgtgttTTAGGGTTACAATTCGAAAATACCCAAACAGTCAAAACAAAACGCCAGAAAAGAAGGGAGATAATCCGTCTATAAGGCCAGGGGCACTTGAAGGGTCACAAACTGCCAACATTTTCTGTACAAACCAGGGAGCTTTTACTTTCTCGGCTTAGATTCAAAACACACCTTTGTTTCTTTGATCCCAGATCAATGAGCTGTAGAAACGGTTTCAACAAATCTCCCAAACAAAGTCAACTGTAGTTGCTTAGTTTATTACCTCATGTTCATTATACAGAAAaccattttcctttctcctgaaAGTGACAACCCTAAAAATTGCTGCAAGCTTTATGTGCAAGCAGAGTAGTCCCTCTACTCGCTGAACTTTTTCAGTAAAAGCCCCTGCGGGATTTTTTCGCTTGGCTCAATTCTGCTAATTAGAGCGAAAGGGAAAATTTGGCGTTTTAACACGATCAACTGGTTAAAAAAAGGTAATACCCTCTCCTGCGGTTTAAACTCCGAGTTGGTTAGTTTGTCCGAGTCAGTGACGCGGcgtgagctgggagctgctctggggagcaaTGGAAACGGACCGGCTCCCTTAGAGCAGCGCGTTGTTGCCtactggggttttgttttgcttagaAGTCATGTTGCTTATTCCCTCAGCTGAGCACTCTGGTATCCTCAGGGAAAAATACACACGCTTTCCTCACGCATGAGTTTTCTTTAAACACGATTCTGATACTGTTTAATTCCGAGTTTTCTCTGGGTATCGGCCGTGCGGCCGTGCGTGACCCGTCTCGGGGCGGCTGGCCTGGGACTGAGGGCTCCGAGTCCCGGCACGTCGGGTGGGGAAATGTCACAATCCCAGCCACAAAACTAAAGCCATTGGTACACCAGCCTTACCCAGGTGTGCCCTAAGGTAGTGTCCCAAAGGCGGTGGAATAAAAACGAGTGAAAAAGCACTTTAATCCCAACGAGAGTTGCTATTTATCGCCAATTCTGGGCTGACGGTCGGTTTTTGCAAGCGTGGTGTCCCCgataatttattttacaatcAATTCTAAGTGCATAATACTTTTGCAAGAATGGCGCTAATATATACTAGTTTGAGATTAATTTAAACACACATATGTGTAGGATCACTGTTTCCACCTCCGCTGCTTCTTAGAGCATGTAATATAAGGACTAAACGCACGGTTGTTGGAATCACTGCCTCTATGCTGGACTAGCACGAGTGTTtgaatgaaggaaaagaaaattaaaactttttggtttggtttaggcAGATATGAGTCTTTTGATAATAGTTTCGACTCCTTGCAAATATGACATACTATTATACTGGAAATATATAGCTGGTTTATAATCTCTAAAAAGCAGTGGGAAGCAGAAAGctaaatataaaaatgtctGGGAAATTTTCTTCACCTGGGTTAGTCCCTGGCAGCTCCACTACTGCGATCTCTTCTTTTTAAAGCATCTGTCCGTCAAGTGTAAAGGAGCACGCTTTACGTTGTGTAAAACAGGAAATTCAATGTTAGAATACGTTAATGGTTATTCTGACTTCATTCATTTAATTTCAGCGAGAATTCTTACAATATTGGTTTATTTGATCAAGGTGGCTACCCAAACAAAGGTGTCcttaacaaaacaaacccctTTGATCTTCAGTTTAAAGCTGAGCAGTTTCTCAAATAAGCATTGATGCATTTAATAGCACCACATAAGAATGCAAATATTAACCAAAGCGCCCATGAAAACTCTGTATTCTACATTGGTCTGTATGCCGAAGAAGAACATAAATGGTGCTGAgataaaattctgtttattctGAAGTGATGGACATTTTTTAAACATCAGTTTGTAATTACAGTTTATTTATTTGGGCAAATCAGAGAAATCCTGATAACGTAATGTTACATGCAATAAGAACTGAAAAGTTCAGCGTATTAATGATAAGTACAAGGAATATTTATGCTTTTGACAGACACAATAACTGTATTAGGAAGTATGAAGAATTGAGAGGGGATATGTATCATCGGGTTTACTCCGCGTTCAGCATCCTGCTATCCAGGGAGCTGAGATCTTTCATGGGTTTACGAGGGGAAAGATGCTCAGGGAGCGCTAGAGGGTAAGAAGCTAAAGTGTGAGGCACAGACGATGGCTTGTCTTCCCATTATCAAGCTACATCTCAAATTTGCCTGCAGGGGAAGCGGCTCTCAAAGTGTTACCGGGTATCTCGGCACTACTGTAAATACGTCTCCTCTTTCGTACCAGCCCGGCTCAGGGGTGTCCCTCAGCGCCCGGCCCCGTGGCCGCTCTGCGCTGCCCTTGCGGCGCTGCCGAAGGCGCTGTCGGTGCCCCGAGGCACAGCCGGCAGGGTTCccccgcggggcgggggcagcgCTGGCCGCGGCGGGGCCCGCGATGCGCTCaggtgccgggccgggccgggccgggaggaGCCTCGGGGGCCGCCCCGCGGGGCAGCGCCGCGGGAGCCGCGGGAGCCGCCGTCCGGCTGCacccgcccccgccgccccatTGGCCGCGCCGCGGCTCAAAtagggccgggccgggccgggctccggCAGCAGCGAGCGGGCTCCGAGTGCCGAGCGTGTCCCGAGGGCTTTGGCCGCGGCTGCCGGCTTTGGCGGCGCTCGGCAGCGCGTCCCGTCCGGTGCCGGTGCGAGATGAGCAGCCCCGATGCGGGCTACGCCAGCAGCGACGACCAGGTGCAGGGGCGGTGCTCGCTGCCCATCATGATGCCGGCCATGTGCCCCTGGGCGGCAGAGGCGCTGAGCCCGCCGGGCGAGGCGAAGGCGaagggcggcgcggcggcgtCGGGGCCGTCGGGCGGCCGGAGCAAGGGCGAGGCGCGGATCCGGCGTCCCATGAACGCCTTCATGGTGTGGGCGAAGGACGAGCGCAAGCGGCTGGCGCAGCAGAACCCGGACCTGCACAACGCCGAGCTCAGCAAGATGCTGGGTGAGCGAGCGAGCGCGGGGCGGCTCCGGGAGAGCGGGGAGCGCGGGGGAAGCTCCGGGTCGGGGCTGTGGGCGGCGAGCGGCGGCATCCGTGGGCGGTCGGGCCGGGGTCCCGGCGTGGCGGTCGCGTCCGAGGGCGAGCGGGGATCGGGCACGGCCgaggccggggctgcggggcggtgtcggcgcggcgggagcgggcGTGGGCGCCGCCGCAGCGGTGAGCGGGCGGTCTGACGGTGTCGCTGGGCGCAGGTAAATCGTGGAAGGCGCTGTCGCTGTCGGAGAAGCGTCCGTTCGTGGAGGAGGCGGAGCGGCTGCGGGTGCAGCACATGCAGGACCACCCGAACTACAAGTACCGGCCGCGGCGGCGGAAGCAGGTGAAGCGCCTGAAGCGGGTGGAGAGCGGCTTCCTGCAGCACGGCCTGgccgaggcggcggcggcggggcccgggctGGGCAGCGAGGTgtccggcggcggcggcggcggcaggaTGTGCGTGGAGGGCCTGGGACTGGCGTACGGCGAGCAGGGCtacgcggcggcggcgggcgcgggccACTACCGGGACTGTGCGCCGCTGGGCGCCGCGTTCGACGGCTACGGCCTGCCGACCCCGGACCCGTCGCCGCTGGACGCGGCGGAGAGCGAGGCGTCCTTCTTCGCGgcggggctgcaggaggagtgCGCGCTGGTGCCCTACGGCTACGGCCCGCACCCGGCGGCCGCCGAGTACCCGGCAGCGGCGGCGTCCGAGA
Protein-coding sequences here:
- the LOC131088917 gene encoding transcription factor SOX-17-like → MSSPDAGYASSDDQVQGRCSLPIMMPAMCPWAAEALSPPGEAKAKGGAAASGPSGGRSKGEARIRRPMNAFMVWAKDERKRLAQQNPDLHNAELSKMLGKSWKALSLSEKRPFVEEAERLRVQHMQDHPNYKYRPRRRKQVKRLKRVESGFLQHGLAEAAAAGPGLGSEVSGGGGGGRMCVEGLGLAYGEQGYAAAAGAGHYRDCAPLGAAFDGYGLPTPDPSPLDAAESEASFFAAGLQEECALVPYGYGPHPAAAEYPAAAASESPSGASLRRHLAPGEALGAGGSLQGLLGCPAPLHAYYGQCQPPGAGRGPPGAVGQPSPPPESAPCREQLEQLRPEELLGEVDRTEFEQYLRFACKPELGLPYGGHEPEAAAPVSSAVSDASSAVYYCGYPDL